In Corylus avellana chromosome ca2, CavTom2PMs-1.0, the following proteins share a genomic window:
- the LOC132172925 gene encoding MLO-like protein 4, whose translation MGEGEAREGRSVAETPTWAVATVITVMVAFGFFFHSSLKRCGKWLDKTKRKPLLAALEKIKEELMLFGLLSLLMGHWIVYVAKICVKSSVLGSRFYPCASEVVRRSAQHILVSSSGYLNSSFVREQMKNGLHNHCPQGHESFASHESLEQLHRLVFVLGITHVSYSVFAIALAMIKIYSWRPWENEAKCMAIESLQDTSQATPENIRMRRLSTFISHRTSHPWSQHRGFVWLLCFTRQFWSSINRADYMALRLGFITTHQLPLSYDFHNYMLRSMEEEFRDIVGINVPLWIYAICCLLLDFHGTNIYFWLSFLPAILILLMGTKLHRVVVKLAVEIMDKCPLEGFHQFKLRDELFWFGKPKLLLWLIHLISFQNAFEMATFLWSLWEIREPSCFMENRTFLVIRLSFGIISQFWCSFITFPLYVIIAQMGSRFRKSVVSENVRESLTGWQRRVKAKHGSSVGLLSATATLSPGSVGDEIGRIHDLASESMEGSSSKDHHSSFSRQPASMSTNQLYEVSLDDKKLKTSVSSGPVCDRAASDDGNYDDSDDDDNYDGCDDDDKDDIKDDSYLLPMP comes from the exons ATGGGGGAGGGAGAAGCAAGGGAAGGGCGATCCGTGGCTGAGACCCCCACTTGGGCTGTTGCAACTGTAATCACTGTCATGGTTGCATTTGGATTCTTCTTTCATAGCTCTTTGAAACGTTGCGGAAAG TGGTTGGATAAAACTAAGAGAAAGCCTCTGCTTGCTGCCCTGGAGAAGATCAAGGAAG AGCTAATGCTTTTTGGGCTTCTGTCGTTGTTGATGGGTCATTGGATTGTCTATGTGGCCAAGATTTGTGTCAAATCGTCCGTCTTAGGCAGCCGATTTTATCCATGTGCATCGGAGGTTGTTCGCCGATCAGCGCAGCACATTCTTGTTTCAAGTTCAGGTTATTTGAATAGCTCCTTTGTCAGAGAACAGATGAAAAATGGGCTGCATAATCATTGTCCTCAG gGTCATGAATCATTTGCTTCTCATGAAAGTCTTGAGCAGCTTCATCGTCTTGTATTTGTTCTTGGCATTACCCATGTTTCTTACAGCGTTTTTGCCATTGCATTGGCCATGATTAAG ATATACAGCTGGAGACCATGGGAAAATGAGGCTAAGTGTATGGCTATTGAGAGCTTACAAG ACACTTCACAAGCTACGCCAGAAAATATAAGAATGAGGCGACTATCTACTTTCATTTCTCACCGCACGTCCCATCCATGGAGCCAGCACAGAGGTTTTGTTTGGCTG CTTTGTTTCACCCGCCAGTTCTGGAGTTCTATAAATCGAGCCGACTACATGGCCTTGCGTTTAGGTTTCATCACA ACTCATCAACTTCCTCTATCATATgattttcataattatatgcTTCGAAGcatggaggaagagtttcgTGATATTGTTGGAATTAA TGTGCCTCTCTGGATATATGCAATATGTTGCCTTCTTCTAGATTTTCATG GAACCAATATTTACTTTTGGCTTTCCTTCCTTCCAGCAATT TTGATCCTCCTAATGGGAACTAAACTGCATCGGGTGGTGGTAAAGTTGGCTGTGGAAATCATGGATAAATGTCCATTAGAGGGATTCCATCAGTTTAAACTGAGGGATGAGCTGTTTTGGTTTGGAAAGCCTAAGCTTCTTTTGTGGTTAATTCATCTAATATCCTTCCAG AATGCATTCGAGATGGCAACATTTCTTTGGTCCCTG TGGGAAATTAGGGAGCCTTCTTGTTTCATGGAGAACCGTACATTCCTTGTGATCCGCTTGTCATTTGg GATCATCTCCCAATTCTGGTGTAGCTTTATTACATTCCCCCTCTATGTTATCATTGCACAG ATGGGTTCGAGGTTCAGAAAGTCGGTCGTTTCCGAAAATGTGAGAGAATCACTAACTGGGTGGCAGAGGAGAGTAAAGGCCAAGCATGGTTCCTCTGTTGGGCTCTTGAGTGCAACAGCAACTTTATCTCCAGGTTCTGTGGGTGATGAGATTGGGAGAATTCATGATTTAGCCTCAGAAAGCATGGAAGGAAGCTCCTCAAAAGATCACCATTCATCTTTCTCACGTCAACCAGCATCAATGTCAACAAACCAATTATATGAAGTCTCTCTCGAtgataagaaattaaaaacctCGGTTTCTTCTGGTCCTGTTTGTGACAGAGCTGCCAGTGATGATGGTAACTATGATGacagtgatgatgatgataattatGATGgttgtgatgatgatgataaagaTGACATCAAAGATGATTCATATCTCCTTCCAATgccttaa
- the LOC132171086 gene encoding uncharacterized protein LOC132171086 translates to MEESSELPLPDAFLDFLKANGLDPSIYTASDSTPRYIRLKPGCEAYSQEVEADMECKLEKVGWLPGFYSLPPDIRIASSKAYQEGKIYGIDAASGAAVIALGISAGDHVLDLCAAPGAKLCMISEFLGDSGSVTGIDVARHRIAACRTMLQKYALGDRCRLFVADGTTFSLLPVEFHSNSKSCEPALEEKGDTFREWTSRRPYKERKKATKAMKTAASPLVPGTQHPELIFYGRHSGVVGLYSSELYSTVCDSEISSRGYDKVLVDAECTHDGSIRHIQKFENWGWTTFQRRVLDAERTNSLTVLQFKLLSNGFRLLKVGGLLVYSTCSLTVAQNEDVVELFLKENASAELQEVDAAKNWPCKSGRIPKTLRFDPLTSQTSGLFVAKFKKLGI, encoded by the exons ATGGAAGAAAGTTCAGAATTGCCGTTGCCGGACGCATTTCTTGATTTTCTCAAGGCCAATGGGCTGGACCCTTCGATTTACACCGCAAGCGATTCGACCCCTCGTTATATAAG GTTAAAACCTGGTTGTGAGGCTTATAGTCAAGAGGTTGAAGCTGATATGGAATGCAAGCTTGAGAAAGTGGGTTGGTTACCTGGGTTCTATTCTCTTCCACCTGATATTCGGATTGCTAGCTCGAAGGCATACCAAGAAGGAAAG ATATATGGAATTGATGCGGCCTCTGGAGCTGCAGTTATAGCTCTAGGTATCTCAGCAGGAGATCATGTCCTTGATCTCTGTGCTGCCCCTG GTGCTAAACTTTGTATGATATCAGAGTTTCTTGGTGACTCGGGTTCTGTAACTGGCATTGATGTTGCAAGACATCGTATCGCGGCTTGTAGAACAATGCTACAGAAATATGCACTGGGTGATCGATGCCGACTCTTTGTAGCTGATGGAACAACATTTTCCCTCCTTCCTGTGGAGTTCCATTCTAATTCAAAATCAT GTGAACCTGCACTGGAAGAAAAGGGGGACACATTCAGAGAGTGGACGTCTAGGAGACCatataaagaaaggaaaaaagcaaCTAAGGCAATGAAAACTGCTGCTTCACCATTAGTACCAGGGACTCAACATCCAGAACTTATATTTTATGGGCGGCATTCTGGAGTGGTTGGTCTCTATAGCAGTGAATTATATAGTACTGTTTGTGACAGTGAGATATCAAGCCGAGGCTATGACAAG GTCCTTGTGGATGCGGAGTGCACTCATGATGGGTCAATTAGACATatccaaaaatttgaaaattgggGTTGGACAACTTTTCAGCGTCGTGTATTGGATGCAGAGAGAACTAATAGCTTGACAGTTCTTCAG TTCAAACTCTTAAGCAATGGTTTTAGGTTACTAAAAGTTGGGGGATTACTTGTCTACAGCACTTGCAG TTTGACCGTTGCTCAGAATGAAGATGTGGTAGAGCTGTTTCTCAAGGAAAATGCTTCTGCTG AGTTGCAGGAGGTAGATGCTGCCAAAAATTGGCCTTGCAAGAGTGGGCGGATACCAAAGACCTTGCGGTTTGACCCTTTGACGTCACAAACCAGTGGAC
- the LOC132173077 gene encoding receptor homology region, transmembrane domain- and RING domain-containing protein 1 — translation MRKGLFRFLVFVGNIIPLASAAVFFNPLHASFPDLPAKPAVPISSSGVCGALHVADPLDACSPLQIGVQSNETKQMRMVLIIRGGCAFDDKVRNAQNAGFGAAIVYNDRDKGNLVFMMINPENVTVHAVFVSKAAGEFLKEYARGERGECCIFPSHFDSSWTVLTISFISFIIICAIVVLVFYTPRRLSNSQGTYYHSQSVDTETVEALPCFTFSSARSGDCHSEETCAICLEDYKDGEILKVLPCRHEFHSSCVSLWLTKSGTFCPVCKHDLGTKKLNTLRKVCFIFSADTSYCFCRTVTAKFDMGFSSSMFPRCFFLLLLLLLLIYCSSRAEVVTVDVHAAKDLIKSGYKYLDVRTVEEFKKGHVGSDKILNIPYMFNTPEGRVKNPQFLGEVWSACNKEDNLIVGCQSGVRSLSASADLLSAGFKDVSNMGGGYLAWVENGFPVQKPEAEL, via the exons atgagaaaaGGCTTGTTCAGATTTCTGGTGTTCGTTGGGAACATAATCCCACTGGCCTCTGCAGCTGTTTTCTTCAATCCCTTGCATGCGTCCTTCCCCGACCTTCCCGCCAAACCTG CTGTTCCTATCAGTAGCTCTGGTGTATGTGGAGCTTTGCATGTAGCAGATCCTCTGGACGCTTGCTCTCCACTACAGATTGGTGTTCAATCCAATGAAACTAAGCAAATGAGGATGGTTTTGATAATTAGGGGTGGATGTGCCTTCGACGATAAGGTCCGAAACGCGCAGAACGCCGGCTTTGGTGCCGCGATCGTGTACAATGACCGGGACAAGGGAAATTTGGTTTTCA TGATGATAAACCCTGAAAACGTAACAGTACACGCGGTCTTTGTTTCAAAGGCAGCGGGTGAATTTTTGAAGGAGTATGCTCGAGGGGAAAGGGGCGAATGCTGCATCTTCCCATCTCATTTTGATTCATCATGGACGGTGTTGACAAtatcttttatctcttttattATCATATGTGCTATTGTGGTGTTAGTCTTCTATACGCCCAGACGCTTGTCGAATTCACAAGGAACATATTATCACTCTCAAAGTGTTGATACTGAGACGGTGGAAGCTCTACCTTGCTTCACATTCAGCTCTGCTCGTTCCGGGGACTGTCATAGTGAAGAAACTTGTGCCATTTGCCTGGAGGATTACAAAGATGGGGAAATTCTTAAAGTTCTTCCCTGTCGACATG AATTCCATTCAAGCTGTGTGAGTTTGTGGTTGACCAAGTCAGGGACATTCTGCCCAGTGTGCAAGCATGATTTGGGAACCAAAAAATTGAATACTCTGAG AAaggtttgtttcattttctcaGCTGATACATCATATTGTTTCTGCAGAACTGTTACTGCAAAATTTGATATGGGTTTTTCCTCTTCAATGTTCCCTcgttgtttctttcttcttcttcttcttcttcttcttatatattGTAGCTCGAGAGCAGAAGTTGTCACCGTTGATGTTCATGCAGCCAAGGATCTGATCAAGTCTGGCTACAAGTATCTAGATGTTAG GACTGTGGAAGAGTTCAAGAAAGGGCATGTGGGTTCAGACAAGATCCTCAACATTCCTTACATGTTCAATACACCAGAGG GTAGAGTGAAAAATCCTCAATTCTTGGGGGAGGTTTGGTCTGCTTGCAACAAAGAGGATAATCTTATTGTG GGTTGTCAAAGTGGGGTCAGATCCCTGTCTGCATCTGCTGATCTTCTTAGCGCT GGCTTCAAGGATGTGAGCAACATGGGAGGAGGTTATCTCGCCTGGGTGGAGAACGGGTTTCCTGTGCAGAAGCCAGAAGCTGAGCTCTAA